Proteins encoded by one window of Planktothrix tepida PCC 9214:
- a CDS encoding HNH endonuclease — translation MGNVLVLNASYEPLNITTWRRAVILLLKEKAEQVEHNGKFIFPDFPFPTVIRLRHYVRVPYKDIPLTRRNILHRDSHSCQYCGYTGDDLTLDHVIPRSRGGGDSWENLVSACVQCNVRKGSRTPKEAGMTLRIPPRKPYSSLYFEVTKHVKSGMNKEWQKYIIGL, via the coding sequence ATGGGTAATGTGTTAGTTTTGAATGCCTCCTATGAGCCACTCAATATCACGACTTGGCGACGGGCGGTTATTTTGTTGCTCAAAGAAAAAGCCGAACAGGTTGAGCATAATGGAAAATTTATTTTTCCCGATTTTCCATTTCCAACCGTGATCAGACTTCGCCATTATGTTCGGGTTCCTTATAAAGATATTCCACTAACCCGAAGAAATATATTGCACCGGGATAGTCATTCCTGTCAATACTGTGGATATACCGGAGATGATTTAACCCTAGATCATGTGATTCCGCGTTCTCGTGGTGGAGGAGATTCTTGGGAAAATCTGGTGTCTGCTTGTGTTCAGTGTAATGTCAGGAAGGGCAGTCGCACACCAAAAGAGGCTGGGATGACCTTGCGGATACCCCCGCGAAAACCCTACAGCAGCCTTTATTTTGAAGTGACGAAGCACGTCAAAAGTGGCATGAACAAAGAGTGGCAAAAATATATAATTGGTCTTTAA